The [Limnothrix rosea] IAM M-220 region ACGTTAAACTGTACAAGTAAGATTCGGTCAGCGATGCAAGATGCGTATTATTTCCTTTACCGAAGCACGAAAAAAATTAAAGGCAGTTCTTGATGCGGTATCTAACGATGCGGATTGCACTGTTATTACTCGCCGTGATGCCGAGGATGCGGTGGTGATGTCTTTAGAGTATTACAACAGTTTGATGGAGACGGTTTATCTACTGAAATCTCCTGCTAATGCGGCGCACCTGTCTCGTTCTATCGAGCAGTTTCGGGAAAGTCAGGTCACGGAACGAGATTTAATAGATGAATGATGTTCGCCGATTGGCTTGGACTGATGCAGCAGGGGAAGATTATTTGTATTGGCAGACCCAAGATCGTAAAACCCTGAAACGCATTAATCAGCTCATTCAAGATACTCGGCGATCGCCTTTTGAAGGTATGGGGAAACCAGAAGCACTCAAGGAGAATTTATCTGGTTTTTGGTCGCGCCGCATCGATGAAACCCACCGTCTTGTTTATGCGGTAGATGACAAATATTTAACGATCATTGCCTGCCGATACCATTACTGAGACAATCGCCTAAAAAATTATTGCCACAAGAAACGTACGTCTAATTCAAAGCCTACTAAAACATCTTCCCCGAAAAGCTTATCTGGCGCTTCTAGGATTTCTACAGGGCGATCGCCGCGATAGATCCCCACCCGCTTATTTTTCGGGTCGAGGAGCCAACCCAACCGACAACCATTTGCCTGATACTCTGCCATCTTTTCTGTGCCCAGCTTCCAAGAGTCAGAAGGCGACAGCAATTCAATTACAAAATCAGGGCAGAGCGGCAAAAATCCTTTGCGTTGCTCTGGCGTTAAGCTTTCCCATTTTTCTAGCGGAATCCATGAGACATCCGGAGAGCGATCACCCCCCTTTGGCAAAGAAAACCCAGTGGAAGAATCAAAAGCAACACCATCTTCCCGTGGTTCACTCCAAACAAATAATTTGCCGGATAGCCGAAAGTTACGAAAACCTGTTTCTCCACCAGTGGGAGCCATAACAATCAATTTTCCAGTAGGACTTCTTTCGAGTTTGCGGTCAGGATTGGCTTCGCAGAGGCGATAGAACTGTTCACGAGTCAGGTTGGTCAGGGGACTGAGATCGAGGACAAATGCAGTCATAGGATGAAACCGCGCGAGGAATTACTTTTTTTTAGGATAACAAGCATTTTTGGCACTGAAAGGGGCGATCGCCACCGTATCTTTTGTAAGACAAAAAGCAACCACTTAACGTTCTGCACGATGGAGCTCTTGACTAGATTTTTCAGCTAACACTTCATCCATCCAAGCATTAATACTTTTGCCCGCTTTAGTCGCCGCAAGATAAATCTGGCGATGGGTCTCAGGCGAAGTGCGATAGGGGAGACGACCCGAAAAAGGCTTATCAGGATCTTCGCCAACCTCTTCACAAAATTCTAAATAATCATCAACTGACTCATGAAAACATTGCACAGCTTCTTCAATGGTCTTGCCATGAAAAGTGATGACATCTCTAATATCGATCACAATACCGGATAAAAGATTTTCTTCAAAATCAATTTCAAATTTTCCTGTATATCCCTTATAAGTGGCTGTGTACATAGTTCTCCCTTTGAAGGAATTTATGTTGATTTTGATGGGGGATTTTACTCCCCCATTAAGTGGGTGATCAGAACAGTGTTTGCTCAGACAAATAACTAAGGTTTTTAATTAACCTT contains the following coding sequences:
- a CDS encoding type II toxin-antitoxin system Phd/YefM family antitoxin, with the translated sequence MRIISFTEARKKLKAVLDAVSNDADCTVITRRDAEDAVVMSLEYYNSLMETVYLLKSPANAAHLSRSIEQFRESQVTERDLIDE
- a CDS encoding Txe/YoeB family addiction module toxin, encoding MNDVRRLAWTDAAGEDYLYWQTQDRKTLKRINQLIQDTRRSPFEGMGKPEALKENLSGFWSRRIDETHRLVYAVDDKYLTIIACRYHY
- a CDS encoding Uma2 family endonuclease, with product MTAFVLDLSPLTNLTREQFYRLCEANPDRKLERSPTGKLIVMAPTGGETGFRNFRLSGKLFVWSEPREDGVAFDSSTGFSLPKGGDRSPDVSWIPLEKWESLTPEQRKGFLPLCPDFVIELLSPSDSWKLGTEKMAEYQANGCRLGWLLDPKNKRVGIYRGDRPVEILEAPDKLFGEDVLVGFELDVRFLWQ
- a CDS encoding type II toxin-antitoxin system HicB family antitoxin, whose product is MYTATYKGYTGKFEIDFEENLLSGIVIDIRDVITFHGKTIEEAVQCFHESVDDYLEFCEEVGEDPDKPFSGRLPYRTSPETHRQIYLAATKAGKSINAWMDEVLAEKSSQELHRAER